From Desulfovibrio inopinatus DSM 10711, the proteins below share one genomic window:
- a CDS encoding methyltransferase domain-containing protein, whose protein sequence is MQSPKTDFSFVETSMMQRVVFGAILESVRQNIFDTLDNGPLTAAQVAEMHDFQTNETEALLDILTGKGLLEQGPDGYSNTMTASEHLVSTSPFYQGKALELHARFNETVQHNLLRMLQGKSQIREDVDEGWGLEDNMIGTLQHAHMGALQDTIAFISRLPGLDQSGRICDIGGNHGEFSLSLLERYPAMKGDLLDLDHVAKAAEKRIADRGLSQRLSAIPFDLRKNHLRENHYDLILTSHILYAFINELEQFAHIFHAALKPGGWFVSHHLNPSGDLDKNYVIAVQFITRMAGYSTHFIEGSQLKNALNAAGFSNILSSPAGKRRSGLLIAAQKAPVPS, encoded by the coding sequence ATGCAGTCTCCAAAAACCGATTTTTCTTTTGTCGAAACATCCATGATGCAGCGTGTTGTGTTTGGTGCAATTCTGGAAAGCGTGCGCCAGAATATTTTCGACACACTGGACAATGGTCCACTGACAGCTGCTCAAGTCGCTGAAATGCATGATTTCCAAACAAATGAAACCGAAGCTCTTCTTGATATCCTCACGGGAAAAGGATTGTTGGAACAGGGACCAGATGGATATTCTAATACTATGACGGCCAGCGAACACCTCGTCTCCACCTCCCCTTTTTATCAGGGAAAGGCTCTTGAACTCCATGCCCGCTTTAATGAAACTGTGCAGCATAACCTTCTGAGGATGCTGCAGGGGAAGTCCCAAATACGCGAAGATGTCGATGAAGGATGGGGACTTGAAGACAACATGATCGGCACCCTCCAGCACGCTCACATGGGCGCCTTACAAGACACCATCGCCTTCATTTCCCGATTACCAGGCCTCGATCAATCGGGTCGAATTTGTGACATCGGCGGGAACCACGGTGAGTTTTCTCTGTCTCTTCTGGAACGATATCCAGCCATGAAGGGCGACTTGCTGGACTTGGACCACGTTGCCAAGGCCGCCGAAAAACGCATTGCCGATCGTGGGCTAAGCCAACGATTGAGCGCTATCCCCTTCGATCTCCGCAAGAATCACCTTCGAGAGAACCATTATGACCTGATCTTAACATCACACATTCTGTATGCTTTCATAAATGAGTTGGAACAATTCGCTCACATCTTTCATGCGGCATTGAAACCAGGCGGATGGTTCGTGTCTCATCACCTCAATCCGAGTGGAGATCTCGACAAGAATTACGTCATCGCCGTGCAGTTCATCACTCGCATGGCAGGCTATTCAACCCATTTTATTGAAGGAAGCCAATTGAAAAACGCCCTAAACGCGGCAGGGTTCTCGAATATCCTTTCCTCTCCTGCTGGCAAACGACGAAGCGGACTCCTCATCGCAGCGCAAAAAGCACCGGTGCCTTCATAA
- a CDS encoding TetR/AcrR family transcriptional regulator, whose product MDGTLYHYFANKIELLQILQENFEKEIIGRIQSRMENCPADDWRGRMKAWIDGAVDAYFDLSELHDIVIYGSGMPFRNAMADSIITRHLAELIHEGAEAGAWHADDIRWTAGMMFYSFRGGCDEAMIGTQPAENIPQKLYDLFVRILGM is encoded by the coding sequence GTGGATGGGACATTATACCATTACTTCGCGAATAAGATCGAGCTGCTTCAGATATTGCAAGAGAATTTTGAAAAAGAGATTATCGGTCGAATTCAGTCTCGTATGGAAAACTGTCCTGCAGATGATTGGCGTGGACGTATGAAAGCATGGATTGATGGGGCGGTGGATGCGTATTTCGATTTGAGCGAACTTCATGATATCGTGATTTATGGTTCCGGAATGCCGTTCCGGAATGCCATGGCTGATTCAATAATAACGAGACATCTTGCAGAGTTGATTCATGAAGGTGCCGAGGCGGGAGCCTGGCACGCTGATGATATCCGTTGGACGGCAGGGATGATGTTCTATAGCTTTCGCGGTGGTTGTGACGAGGCGATGATAGGAACTCAACCTGCTGAAAATATTCCTCAAAAACTTTACGATCTCTTTGTACGAATATTGGGTATGTGA
- a CDS encoding HAD family hydrolase — translation MSARFIDKFDVLLFDVQQTIMFGGDRFAATEDFYGTYRRCGGSHLSPENVQSAILRCFDYLMHRYTDAKFFDCFPSLEEAFNASCPDLRQQSEEVGTLVKTFACHECGCISDGYAECIQELAKTHQLGVVSNIWAKKDNWIQVFERKGILDCFETLIFSSDFRSIKPSVTLFHEAMRSFPLSKERVVFVGDSLAYDIAGAKSAGIKAILITNKTPISQRMTPEPDFVVPDLYHLLKLNKDNRFFLSGETETKKAGG, via the coding sequence ATGTCTGCGCGATTCATTGATAAATTTGATGTCCTGCTCTTCGATGTACAACAGACAATTATGTTCGGCGGAGATCGATTTGCGGCAACGGAGGATTTTTATGGTACATATCGAAGATGTGGAGGAAGTCATCTTTCTCCGGAAAATGTACAGTCTGCGATTCTTCGTTGCTTCGACTATCTGATGCATCGTTATACGGATGCCAAGTTTTTTGATTGTTTTCCTTCTCTGGAAGAAGCTTTCAACGCATCATGTCCGGACCTCAGGCAACAGTCCGAAGAGGTGGGGACTCTCGTAAAGACTTTTGCTTGCCATGAGTGTGGTTGTATTTCCGATGGTTATGCTGAATGTATACAGGAACTTGCGAAGACTCATCAATTGGGAGTGGTCAGTAATATATGGGCCAAAAAAGACAATTGGATTCAGGTATTTGAAAGAAAGGGTATTCTTGATTGCTTTGAAACCTTGATTTTTTCTTCAGACTTTCGAAGCATCAAGCCGTCCGTCACGTTGTTTCATGAAGCAATGCGTTCTTTCCCTTTGTCGAAAGAGCGAGTTGTATTTGTTGGCGATAGCCTTGCGTATGACATCGCCGGAGCCAAATCGGCAGGTATCAAGGCCATTCTCATCACCAATAAGACACCAATCTCGCAACGAATGACCCCTGAACCTGATTTTGTCGTTCCTGATCTCTATCATCTCCTCAAGCTCAATAAGGACAATCGGTTTTTTCTCAGCGGAGAAACGGAAACAAAGAAGGCTGGAGGATGA
- a CDS encoding glycoside hydrolase family 5 protein, with amino-acid sequence MKVKYTILMGVALFFVVTIGSSLCHGQTISDRQVATLESLSPEMKISFWGHQRKGANGCIEQNSAEWFKAASDAGIEFVRLCPVKLKPHGRDFLLGDADNFTDIPKEDFSRLKNVLDTAARYNVRIVLTMFSLPGARWRQQNKEKFDYRLWTQEKYQQQAVAFWKKLAAKLKDHPAIVGYNPLNEPYPARKDGFSNENHEGFGSWLKQHLGTASDLNRFNRRIVEAIRSEDPHTPIILDGWFHAAAQGIKYLVPVADNAVLYAFHFYYPWNYTTFRVNKGRFSYPEKMPTDSNGKIKAWDNSSIKQQIQPVIEWADRFAIPPSQIIVEEFGCDRRVHGAKSYLHDIIAAFNENKWHWAFYSFRSSDWDGMDYELGTKKLGWNYWKKREEGASHEQLVKRHDNPLWSVFKHEFAQ; translated from the coding sequence ATGAAAGTAAAGTATACAATTCTTATGGGTGTGGCACTGTTTTTTGTTGTCACAATTGGCAGCAGCTTGTGTCATGGGCAGACGATAAGCGACAGACAAGTCGCCACGCTGGAGAGCTTGTCGCCAGAAATGAAAATCAGTTTTTGGGGACACCAGCGAAAAGGGGCAAATGGCTGTATTGAACAGAACTCAGCAGAATGGTTTAAAGCCGCGTCTGATGCCGGAATCGAATTTGTACGGCTGTGTCCAGTGAAATTAAAGCCTCACGGTCGGGATTTCTTGCTTGGTGATGCGGACAATTTCACAGATATCCCCAAAGAGGATTTTTCACGCCTCAAAAATGTACTGGATACAGCAGCTCGGTATAACGTACGAATAGTGTTAACCATGTTCAGCCTTCCTGGCGCACGCTGGCGCCAGCAGAACAAGGAAAAGTTCGATTATCGTCTTTGGACACAGGAAAAATACCAGCAGCAAGCTGTTGCATTCTGGAAAAAGCTTGCTGCAAAATTAAAGGACCACCCCGCAATTGTTGGCTACAACCCTTTAAATGAACCTTATCCCGCGCGAAAAGATGGGTTCAGTAATGAGAATCATGAAGGTTTTGGCAGCTGGCTGAAACAGCATTTAGGAACCGCATCAGATTTAAATAGGTTCAATCGTCGAATCGTAGAGGCAATTCGCAGCGAGGACCCTCATACCCCAATTATCCTCGATGGTTGGTTTCACGCTGCGGCACAAGGTATAAAATACCTTGTGCCCGTTGCCGACAATGCTGTCCTTTATGCATTCCATTTTTACTATCCGTGGAATTATACTACATTTCGTGTCAACAAAGGGCGTTTTTCTTATCCTGAAAAAATGCCTACAGATTCGAACGGAAAAATAAAGGCGTGGGACAATTCAAGTATAAAACAACAAATACAACCAGTTATTGAGTGGGCTGACCGGTTTGCCATTCCCCCTTCTCAAATCATTGTTGAGGAGTTCGGTTGTGACCGCCGCGTTCACGGCGCAAAGTCGTATCTCCATGACATCATAGCAGCATTTAATGAAAATAAATGGCATTGGGCCTTTTATTCGTTCCGTTCTTCCGATTGGGATGGAATGGATTATGAATTGGGAACCAAAAAGTTGGGCTGGAACTATTGGAAAAAACGCGAAGAAGGTGCCTCTCATGAACAACTTGTAAAGCGCCATGACAACCCTTTATGGTCTGTCTTCAAACACGAATTTGCCCAATAA
- a CDS encoding LytTR family DNA-binding domain-containing protein → MLVWLFAVLSSKWRRKSFQPCYWHAFLLFLAVYTLSLGILYCIKELVYDIQKAWFWRYYWRHLPYALLGSGVFLRLRHKNALIENLIEQLNIKFEEIQQQDRENGCRHESDVPFRIVVSGLTKQLAPSAITHITVCGHYLDVYYQEAQDNERVCIRKSLNEAMEALPTGMFLQTHRSHIVNSGHISGLLKKDRRYFVKLCGDRFLIPISRSNLSHVLSFLENQLGGSDRAR, encoded by the coding sequence ATGCTTGTTTGGCTGTTCGCCGTCCTGTCCTCAAAGTGGCGACGAAAATCCTTCCAACCATGCTACTGGCATGCTTTTTTGCTCTTCCTGGCAGTCTATACCCTGAGTTTAGGGATTCTCTATTGCATCAAGGAGCTGGTCTACGACATTCAAAAGGCATGGTTCTGGCGATATTACTGGCGGCATCTTCCTTACGCCCTGCTGGGGTCCGGCGTCTTTCTGCGCCTCAGGCACAAGAACGCATTGATTGAAAACCTGATCGAGCAGTTGAACATCAAATTCGAAGAGATTCAGCAACAAGACCGTGAAAACGGTTGCCGCCATGAAAGCGACGTTCCATTTCGTATCGTCGTTTCAGGGCTGACGAAACAACTCGCCCCGTCCGCCATCACCCATATTACCGTCTGCGGCCATTATCTGGATGTCTATTACCAGGAGGCCCAAGACAATGAGAGGGTCTGCATCCGGAAATCGCTCAACGAAGCCATGGAAGCATTGCCCACGGGCATGTTTCTGCAAACCCACCGTTCCCATATCGTCAATTCCGGCCACATTTCCGGTCTGCTCAAAAAAGACCGGCGGTATTTCGTCAAACTTTGCGGCGACCGTTTCCTGATTCCCATTAGCAGGAGCAATCTCTCCCATGTCTTGTCCTTCCTGGAGAACCAATTGGGCGGCTCGGATCGCGCCCGCTAA
- a CDS encoding CD3324 family protein: MGYRNANSVLPQHLLVAVQQYIDGEYLYIPRKDEHRKQWGECTQNRQRLLERNREIAAKRRAGYSVSTLAEEYYLSDKAVYKILSVMNTD; this comes from the coding sequence ATGGGCTACAGAAATGCGAACTCGGTGCTTCCGCAGCATCTACTGGTCGCCGTTCAGCAATATATCGACGGCGAATATCTCTATATCCCCCGTAAGGACGAACATAGAAAGCAATGGGGGGAATGCACCCAAAACAGGCAACGGCTTCTTGAGCGAAATCGTGAAATTGCAGCAAAACGCAGGGCGGGATATTCCGTCTCCACGCTGGCGGAGGAATATTATCTCTCCGACAAGGCCGTGTACAAAATACTCTCTGTCATGAACACTGATTGA
- a CDS encoding SAM-dependent methyltransferase, whose amino-acid sequence MQTFTDSYDKAYLLETMMGPNAMRVTEEMTSYLPMKEGMRILDLGCGMGISSILLAEKYGATVFAADLWVSPSENFDRFKRLGLAQNIIPVSVDITKGLPFAHGYFDMIVSVDAYNYFGCNDTMLPYLVQFLKKGGHMAVAVCGVKEDFPKDRIPKDMQPYLELDMGFHPLSWWRRLWSKEPHFCLQHCREMDCLRQSWDEWLESPNPYAQRDIPMMEAEGGKYFSLIQITGQKAL is encoded by the coding sequence ATGCAGACGTTTACAGATAGCTACGACAAAGCCTACTTGCTCGAAACCATGATGGGCCCCAATGCCATGCGTGTGACGGAAGAAATGACCTCGTACCTTCCAATGAAAGAAGGCATGCGCATTCTTGATCTGGGGTGCGGTATGGGGATCTCTTCTATTCTGTTGGCAGAGAAATACGGGGCTACGGTCTTTGCCGCAGACCTGTGGGTTTCGCCCTCGGAAAACTTTGACCGCTTTAAACGGCTGGGCCTTGCTCAGAATATCATTCCCGTTTCGGTCGATATCACCAAGGGCTTGCCCTTTGCCCATGGTTATTTTGACATGATCGTTTCGGTGGATGCTTACAACTATTTTGGTTGCAACGACACCATGTTACCGTATCTCGTGCAGTTTTTGAAGAAGGGTGGACACATGGCCGTTGCTGTATGCGGAGTGAAAGAAGACTTTCCCAAAGACAGGATTCCAAAGGATATGCAACCCTACCTGGAGTTGGACATGGGCTTCCACCCCCTGTCATGGTGGCGTCGTCTGTGGTCTAAGGAACCCCATTTCTGTCTACAACACTGCCGAGAAATGGATTGCTTGCGGCAAAGTTGGGACGAATGGCTGGAAAGCCCCAACCCGTACGCACAGCGGGATATTCCCATGATGGAAGCTGAGGGCGGTAAGTACTTTTCTCTGATCCAGATTACCGGCCAGAAAGCCTTGTGA
- a CDS encoding TetR/AcrR family transcriptional regulator, whose product MVQIRKEIVRDKIVLAAEALFAQAGFRKSTVEAIAKKAGIATGNIYTYYPNKRALFKAVITPEFVEEFSLLTRNRIAEFEQPQGIDPSLSYSEGEAGKLLHFWIKNRSKVVILLARSEGTEYEDFGQQYVQDMTAQAIAQIRKQYPGLEITALLQFMLEKALTDSVRGIVSILEHFEDESAILEAFGAGTAYHLGGITALVEWASRQKRAI is encoded by the coding sequence ATGGTTCAGATTCGTAAAGAGATCGTCCGAGACAAGATTGTTCTCGCAGCCGAAGCCTTGTTTGCACAGGCCGGATTCAGGAAATCAACGGTAGAAGCTATTGCCAAGAAAGCCGGTATCGCTACCGGAAATATTTATACTTATTACCCAAACAAGAGAGCTCTGTTTAAAGCCGTTATAACGCCTGAGTTCGTTGAAGAGTTTTCCCTGTTGACGCGAAACAGGATTGCGGAATTCGAACAGCCTCAAGGAATTGATCCTAGCCTTTCCTATTCGGAAGGCGAGGCTGGAAAATTGCTCCATTTCTGGATCAAAAACCGAAGCAAGGTTGTAATTCTGTTGGCGCGGTCAGAGGGGACCGAATATGAGGATTTTGGGCAGCAGTATGTGCAGGACATGACGGCTCAGGCTATCGCCCAGATCCGCAAACAATATCCTGGCCTGGAAATTACGGCGTTGTTGCAGTTTATGCTGGAAAAGGCGCTGACTGATTCCGTGAGGGGGATTGTTTCCATTCTGGAGCATTTTGAAGATGAGTCGGCCATACTGGAAGCGTTTGGTGCTGGCACGGCCTATCATCTCGGAGGAATAACCGCTCTTGTCGAATGGGCAAGCAGGCAAAAGCGTGCGATATGA
- a CDS encoding GNAT family N-acetyltransferase has product MGGKIITGTEDIFMKTRIETERLLIRNFEAKDAEGLFAYLAHPRVNCFIDERLGTMEEALADVERRSKEGLQYAVCLKEEDSIIGNLFAAKEEPDTYSVGWNFNEQYEGKGYASEAARAFFNFLFTKMDARRIYAYVEDDNIRSQKLCERLDMRKESHFIEFISFIKNPDGTPKYENTFVYAILKKDWELSRKINIRLPSKHYSNP; this is encoded by the coding sequence ATGGGTGGAAAAATAATTACTGGGACGGAAGATATATTCATGAAAACAAGAATCGAAACGGAAAGACTTCTTATACGAAATTTTGAGGCCAAAGACGCTGAAGGACTGTTTGCGTACCTCGCTCATCCCCGTGTAAATTGCTTTATTGATGAGCGACTCGGGACAATGGAAGAGGCTCTTGCCGATGTTGAGCGCAGAAGTAAAGAAGGATTGCAATACGCCGTTTGTTTGAAGGAGGAGGATAGCATTATTGGAAATTTGTTTGCCGCTAAGGAAGAACCAGACACCTATAGTGTCGGGTGGAATTTCAACGAACAATACGAAGGAAAGGGGTATGCAAGCGAAGCAGCAAGGGCATTTTTCAATTTTCTTTTCACGAAAATGGATGCAAGACGGATTTATGCCTATGTTGAAGATGATAATATTCGCTCGCAAAAACTCTGTGAACGGCTTGATATGCGCAAGGAGTCTCACTTTATAGAATTTATATCCTTTATAAAAAACCCTGATGGGACACCGAAATATGAGAATACTTTTGTATATGCCATTTTGAAAAAAGACTGGGAATTATCCAGGAAAATCAATATACGGCTTCCAAGCAAGCACTACTCCAATCCATGA